A region of Catharus ustulatus isolate bCatUst1 chromosome 9, bCatUst1.pri.v2, whole genome shotgun sequence DNA encodes the following proteins:
- the JUN gene encoding transcription factor AP-1, whose translation MSAKMEPTFYEDALSAGFAPPESGGYGYNNAKVLKQNMTLNLSDPSSNLKPHLRNKNADILTSPDVGLLKLASPELERLIIQSSNGLITTTPTPTQFLCPKNVTDEQEGFAEGFVRALAELHNQNTLPSVTSAAQPVSSGMAPVSSMAGSTSFNTSLHSEPPVYANLSNFNPNALSSAPSYNANSMGYAPQHHINPQMPVQHPRLQALKEEPQTVPEMPGETPPLSPIDMESQERIKAERKRMRNRIAASKCRKRKLERIARLEEKVKTLKAQNSELASTANMLREQVAQLKQKVMNHVNSGCQLMLTQQLQTF comes from the coding sequence ATGAGTGCAAAGATGGAGCCTACTTTCTACGAGGATGCGCTGAGCGCCGGCTTCGCGCCGCCGGAGAGCGGCGGATACGGATACAATAACGCCAAGGTGCTGAAGCAGAACATGACGCTCAACCTGTCCGACCCCTCCAGCAACCTGAAGCCGCACCTGAGGAACAAGAACGCCGACATCCTCACCTCGCCCGACGTGGGGCTCCTCAAACTGGCCTCGCCCGAGCTGGAGCGGCTCATCATCCAGTCCAGCAACGGGCTGATCACCACCACGCCGACCCCGACGCAGTTCCTGTGTCCCAAGAATGTCACCGACGAGCAGGAGGGGTTCGCCGAGGGCTTCGTGAgagctctggcagagctgcacaaCCAGAACACGCTGCCCAGCGTCACCTCGGCCGCCCAGCCTGTCAGCAGCGGGATGGCACCTGTGTCCTCCATGGCCGGCAGCACCAGCTTCAACACTAGTTTGCACAGCGAGCCCCCGGTGTACGCCAACCTCAGCAACTTCAACCCCAACGCGCTCAGCTCCGCGCCCAGCTACAACGCCAACAGCATGGGATACGCGCCCCAGCATCACATAAACCCCCAGATGCccgtgcagcatccccggcTCCAGGCTCTGAAAGAGGAGCCGCAGACTGTACCTGAAATGCCGGGGGAAActcctcccctgtcccccatTGACATGGAGTCACAGGAGAGAATCAAAGCCGAGAGAAAGCGCATGAGGAACAGAATCGCGGCGTCCAAATGCCGGAAAAGGAAGTTGGAAAGGATTGCCCGGTtggaagaaaaagtgaaaacttTGAAAGCCCAGAACTCAGAGCTGGCATCCACTGCCAACATGCTCAGAGAACAGGTTGCACAGCTTAAGCAGAAGGTCATGAACCACGTCAACAGCGGGTGCCAGCTCATGCTCACACAGCAGTTGCAGACGTTTTGA